From one Comamonas piscis genomic stretch:
- a CDS encoding pilus assembly protein: MTYLSKPTALGRPLFKAISVSMLLIAVHAMASTDLATAPLQTSTATQVKPNIFFVLDDSGSMKWDFMPDWVNQGEGNDTLNPPALIRNSGYNGIYYDPAITYTPPKKYDGTSYASYTSGWKSVPYDGFGVQTATAQLTSAIQRNLFTASTAGTTQDLTGSTYGAQFYTFVAGEYCKSANLKECNTQTAASTEYPIAAKLRWCSDSTMTDCQASRIESDPGDGKTYEVPRYPGKEISPISATAQVTVSQASNSRSISSIKVNGSEILSASASGSSNNNLAASIVTMINRCTASIPLFSSCTVAGYSATRSGAVVTITAPTTLGNLTATPAVTKTSSLTVDATAFSGGRATSNVPGSNILTSIASGSNYPYPGTTTKASSRSDCAGTVCTYNEEMTNYANWWAYYRTRMQMTKTATSNAFATLDDSFRLGYMTINNNNGNNSNTGSKNNTDDAKSDFLNINTFNAEAGQQKSKWYSKLTAATPNNGTSLRVSLSIAGQLYAGKLNGVQQLWTSASSGKKSGVTVTDPMQYACQRNYTMLSTDGYWNGSGGTQVDGSTSIGDEDGSAARPYKDGNNRSNTLADVAAYYYNTDLRTAALSNATGNGGADVASNNVPDGQQRMFTSTVGLGASGYMRYQSNYASATSGDYYDILKGTQTSAETRSKGVCSWQNSGQCNWPTPVADSQTTIDDLWHAAVNGRGTYYSAGNPAALKTGLSNFLQSVSAATGNAAAATTSNPNTVQGDNFLFQSTFRSVDWYGELARYRLDLNTGAQIPDADWSQSGTVYSNASDRTLASPTLDNRDYTRRSIYTYDGSARASFDWGSMDATMRSLFNLSAISSLSQMCEAGDTCLDTGSKANSTTAGTTTGAAGINLVNFLRGDRSNEGPDKSTYYRQRTHVLGDIVDSQAVYVKRPMFNYADAGYTTFKSDNVSRQGMVYVGANDGMLHAFNADNGSESWAYIPSMLLSRLYKLADKNYSNNHQYYVNATPQQGDVYYDDAWHTILVGGLGRGGRGFYALNVTDPTSPTVLWEFTADTAAGNGYTRDADLGYSFGTPVITKLSDGTWVVLLTSGYNNNEVTGATGGGFVWVLNAKTGAVIKKIATGEGSRANPSGLARILAYSETAMTNNKASTVYGGDLLGNVWRMDISALTAAGGTAPVTKLATLQYSSTAQPITARPQVSKVGDARVVFIGTGRYLGVSDIANTDVQSIYAIKDSNSAYGNPRDSTCSGTSKVNCFVKQTYADSNNKRTASSTVSFDVDFDTMRGWYADLPASGERANTDPALQLGTLVFTTNVPSDDSACSPGGTSNIIYVNYRTGLAVPGSSDIGGLLSSNGISALASAATLVRLPNGKVVAIVNLSNGTTVTIEIPVASSNQKTRRVSWRELITGQ; this comes from the coding sequence ATGACCTATTTATCTAAACCGACAGCACTCGGCAGGCCTTTGTTTAAAGCCATCAGCGTGAGCATGCTGCTGATCGCCGTGCACGCCATGGCCAGTACCGATCTGGCCACCGCCCCCCTGCAAACCTCCACCGCCACCCAGGTCAAGCCCAATATCTTCTTTGTGCTGGATGACTCGGGGAGTATGAAGTGGGACTTTATGCCCGACTGGGTCAACCAGGGCGAGGGCAATGACACGCTGAACCCGCCGGCATTGATCCGCAACAGCGGCTATAACGGTATCTACTACGATCCGGCCATTACCTATACGCCGCCCAAAAAATACGATGGCACCAGCTACGCCAGCTACACATCGGGCTGGAAAAGTGTTCCCTACGACGGCTTTGGCGTGCAGACTGCCACTGCCCAGCTGACCTCAGCCATTCAACGCAATCTCTTTACAGCCTCAACGGCGGGCACCACCCAAGATCTGACGGGCAGCACCTACGGGGCGCAGTTCTACACCTTTGTCGCTGGCGAATACTGCAAGTCGGCCAACCTGAAAGAGTGCAACACCCAAACGGCGGCATCGACGGAATACCCAATTGCAGCCAAGTTGCGCTGGTGCAGTGATAGCACCATGACGGATTGCCAAGCCTCTCGCATCGAATCAGATCCCGGGGACGGCAAGACCTATGAAGTCCCACGCTACCCGGGCAAGGAAATATCGCCTATATCCGCCACTGCGCAAGTGACAGTTTCCCAAGCTAGCAACAGCCGCAGCATCAGCAGCATCAAAGTCAATGGTTCGGAAATATTGTCGGCCTCTGCCAGCGGCAGCAGCAATAACAACCTTGCCGCTTCCATTGTCACCATGATCAACCGGTGCACGGCGAGTATTCCTCTGTTTAGCAGTTGCACGGTCGCCGGATATTCGGCGACGAGAAGTGGCGCAGTGGTGACAATCACCGCACCCACGACCCTGGGCAACCTGACAGCCACCCCGGCGGTGACGAAGACTAGCAGTTTGACTGTCGATGCCACGGCGTTCTCGGGTGGCAGAGCTACCTCGAACGTACCCGGCAGCAATATCCTGACCAGCATCGCTAGCGGCAGCAACTACCCCTATCCCGGCACGACTACCAAAGCATCCTCCCGCAGTGATTGCGCTGGTACGGTCTGCACCTATAACGAGGAAATGACCAATTACGCCAACTGGTGGGCGTATTACCGCACGCGCATGCAGATGACAAAGACAGCCACATCCAATGCGTTCGCCACGCTGGATGACAGCTTCCGCCTGGGCTACATGACCATCAACAACAACAATGGCAACAACAGCAATACCGGCAGCAAGAATAATACGGATGACGCCAAGAGCGACTTCCTCAATATCAATACCTTCAACGCTGAAGCAGGTCAGCAAAAGTCCAAGTGGTATTCCAAGCTCACTGCAGCCACGCCCAACAACGGCACATCGCTGCGCGTCTCGCTGTCGATTGCAGGCCAGCTCTATGCAGGCAAGCTCAATGGCGTACAGCAACTGTGGACGTCCGCATCTAGCGGCAAGAAATCCGGCGTCACCGTTACGGACCCGATGCAATACGCCTGCCAGCGCAACTACACCATGCTGTCTACCGATGGCTACTGGAACGGCAGTGGCGGCACGCAGGTCGATGGCAGCACCAGCATTGGCGATGAGGATGGCAGTGCCGCTCGTCCCTACAAAGATGGTAATAACCGCTCCAACACTTTGGCGGACGTAGCGGCTTACTACTACAACACCGACCTGCGCACCGCGGCGCTGAGCAACGCGACGGGCAACGGCGGTGCCGACGTGGCATCGAACAACGTGCCCGATGGCCAGCAGCGCATGTTCACGTCCACCGTAGGTCTGGGTGCATCCGGCTATATGCGCTACCAGAGCAACTACGCCAGCGCCACCAGTGGCGACTATTACGACATTCTTAAAGGAACCCAGACTTCCGCAGAAACCCGATCCAAGGGTGTTTGCAGCTGGCAGAACTCAGGCCAATGCAACTGGCCCACCCCAGTCGCTGACAGCCAGACCACTATCGATGACCTTTGGCACGCCGCCGTCAATGGCCGTGGCACCTATTACAGTGCCGGCAACCCTGCGGCCCTCAAGACAGGCCTGAGCAACTTCCTGCAAAGCGTCTCGGCAGCGACCGGTAATGCAGCGGCTGCCACCACCAGCAACCCCAACACCGTGCAGGGTGACAACTTCCTGTTCCAGTCCACCTTCCGCTCAGTCGACTGGTATGGCGAACTGGCGCGGTATCGCCTGGACCTGAACACCGGTGCGCAGATCCCCGATGCTGATTGGTCCCAGTCCGGCACCGTTTACTCGAACGCATCCGACCGAACCCTGGCATCCCCAACGCTGGATAACCGGGACTACACCCGTCGCAGCATCTATACCTATGACGGCAGCGCACGCGCCTCCTTTGACTGGGGATCGATGGATGCAACCATGCGCAGTCTGTTCAACCTCAGCGCCATCAGCTCGCTGTCCCAAATGTGCGAGGCCGGTGATACCTGCTTGGATACGGGATCCAAGGCCAACAGCACCACCGCCGGTACGACCACAGGTGCTGCAGGCATCAACCTCGTGAACTTCCTGCGTGGCGACCGCAGCAACGAAGGACCGGACAAGAGCACGTACTACCGCCAGCGCACCCATGTACTGGGCGATATCGTCGATTCGCAGGCCGTCTACGTCAAGCGACCCATGTTCAACTATGCCGACGCGGGTTACACCACGTTCAAGTCAGACAACGTGAGCCGCCAAGGCATGGTGTATGTGGGCGCCAATGACGGCATGCTGCATGCCTTCAATGCCGACAACGGCTCCGAATCCTGGGCCTATATTCCTTCGATGCTGCTGTCGCGCCTGTACAAGCTCGCCGACAAGAACTACAGCAACAACCACCAGTACTACGTCAACGCCACGCCCCAGCAAGGCGATGTCTACTACGACGATGCATGGCACACCATCCTGGTGGGTGGACTGGGACGCGGAGGCCGGGGCTTCTATGCGCTGAACGTCACTGATCCCACCTCACCCACCGTTTTGTGGGAGTTCACTGCCGACACCGCAGCGGGCAATGGCTATACACGCGATGCCGATCTCGGCTACTCCTTTGGCACGCCCGTCATCACCAAGCTGTCGGATGGCACCTGGGTGGTATTGCTCACTTCTGGCTACAACAACAATGAGGTGACGGGTGCCACCGGCGGCGGCTTTGTCTGGGTGCTGAACGCCAAGACAGGCGCCGTCATCAAGAAAATCGCTACCGGCGAAGGCTCACGCGCCAACCCCTCGGGTCTGGCTCGCATCCTGGCGTACTCTGAAACGGCGATGACCAACAACAAGGCCAGCACCGTGTATGGCGGCGACTTGCTGGGCAATGTCTGGCGCATGGATATCAGCGCACTAACCGCCGCTGGCGGCACGGCACCGGTGACCAAACTCGCTACCTTGCAGTACAGCAGTACCGCACAACCCATCACCGCCCGGCCGCAGGTCAGCAAGGTGGGTGATGCGCGTGTGGTGTTTATCGGTACCGGCCGCTACCTGGGTGTTTCAGACATCGCCAACACCGATGTGCAGTCCATCTACGCGATCAAGGACAGCAACAGCGCCTATGGCAACCCGCGCGACAGCACCTGCTCGGGCACCAGCAAGGTCAACTGCTTTGTCAAACAGACCTATGCCGACAGCAACAACAAGCGTACCGCCAGCTCTACCGTCAGCTTTGATGTGGACTTTGACACCATGCGTGGCTGGTACGCCGATCTGCCTGCCTCGGGCGAGCGCGCCAACACCGATCCTGCCTTGCAACTGGGCACACTGGTGTTCACCACCAATGTGCCTAGCGATGACAGCGCCTGCAGCCCTGGCGGCACCAGCAATATCATCTACGTCAACTACCGCACCGGCCTGGCGGTTCCCGGCAGCAGTGATATCGGCGGCCTGCTGTCCAGCAACGGCATCTCAGCGCTGGCCAGTGCCGCGACGCTGGTGCGCCTGCCCAATGGCAAGGTGGTGGCCATCGTCAACCTGTCCAACGGCACGACGGTGACCATTGAGATCCCCGTAGCCTCTAGCAACCAGAAGACCCGGCGTGTTTCCTGGCGTGAGTTGATCACTGGCCAATAA
- the rpe gene encoding ribulose-phosphate 3-epimerase gives MSSTYRIAPSILSADFARLGEEVRNVLAAGADWIHFDVMDNHYVPNLTFGPMVCAALKPHAIKPDGTPAPIDVHLMVQPVDELAAAFAQAGADYISFHPDASAHAHRSIQAIKSQGCKAGLVFNPAMPLDVLDWVIEDIDLILLMSVNPGFGGQSFIDSTLRKIEATRKRIEASGKDIRLEVDGGIKESNIRRVADAGADTFVAGSAIFGKTDYKAVIDQMRVALG, from the coding sequence ATGAGCTCCACCTACCGAATTGCCCCCTCGATCCTGTCTGCAGACTTTGCCCGCCTGGGCGAGGAAGTACGTAACGTACTGGCCGCTGGCGCCGACTGGATACATTTTGACGTAATGGACAACCACTACGTGCCCAATCTGACCTTCGGGCCCATGGTTTGCGCGGCTTTGAAGCCCCATGCCATCAAGCCTGACGGCACACCAGCCCCTATCGATGTGCACCTGATGGTGCAGCCGGTGGACGAGCTGGCAGCGGCCTTTGCGCAGGCAGGCGCCGACTATATCAGCTTCCACCCCGACGCATCGGCCCATGCGCACCGCAGCATCCAGGCCATCAAGTCACAGGGCTGCAAGGCCGGCCTTGTGTTCAACCCGGCGATGCCGCTGGACGTGCTGGACTGGGTGATCGAGGACATCGACCTGATCTTGCTGATGAGCGTCAACCCCGGTTTTGGCGGCCAGAGCTTCATCGACTCGACCCTGCGCAAGATCGAAGCGACGCGCAAACGCATCGAAGCCAGCGGCAAGGACATCCGCCTGGAAGTCGACGGCGGCATCAAGGAAAGCAATATCCGCCGCGTGGCGGATGCCGGTGCCGACACCTTTGTGGCGGGCAGTGCGATTTTTGGCAAGACCGATTACAAGGCGGTGATTGACCAGATGCGGGTGGCGCTGGGGTGA
- the apaG gene encoding Co2+/Mg2+ efflux protein ApaG, producing the protein MPKFQFEVSVTPQYLPEQSMPEAGVFHFVYNIIIHNSGQMPAQLIARHWIIKDANGLVQEVKGLGVVGHQPLLSPGESFEYQSQCRLATAQGSMEGSYLCISEEAETFDCPIPRFTLDATQYPPQDDDLAQGRVLH; encoded by the coding sequence ATGCCAAAGTTCCAGTTCGAGGTGTCGGTGACACCGCAGTACCTGCCTGAGCAGTCCATGCCCGAGGCCGGCGTGTTCCACTTTGTCTATAACATCATCATTCACAACAGCGGTCAGATGCCTGCACAGCTGATTGCACGCCACTGGATCATCAAGGACGCCAACGGTCTGGTCCAGGAGGTCAAGGGCCTGGGCGTGGTCGGCCACCAGCCCTTGCTCTCGCCCGGCGAATCGTTTGAATACCAAAGCCAGTGCCGCCTGGCCACTGCCCAGGGCAGCATGGAAGGCAGCTACCTGTGCATCAGCGAAGAGGCGGAAACCTTTGACTGCCCGATCCCGCGCTTCACGCTCGATGCCACCCAGTACCCACCGCAGGACGACGACCTGGCCCAAGGACGAGTGCTGCACTGA
- a CDS encoding site-specific recombinase, with protein sequence MFRKKKPDPLPQLLAALDPDAPLAERNLWIIEIFAWIRGQQNSVDGAVARVSQLLDAIDGDTALREKVQRWWSVQLQTVDLTALLADFGFAPRTAFFNEMAERLRWKLLPSTPETIDATVLFSMALHTPFDAQWLKAMDKPLLERIAQLLSPGFVSLEVMVVPTQIAQSDVDAGSIVGLEHYGNRLSPWQHLVLNAITYCAGQILAAGFAPELRLRMSGSAKNTQPFYSLISGVEELRRAMLHHSPKAADVAEAEESVRRSLDDCRTAVASIYEHFEDNGVSVGVVFRLRQLRMRILRVRELLDCLLSANPKVITAKLLAHLVAVGLERQSIRALISSNSSLLASKVAERSAETGEHYITRDKREYAQMARKAAGGGLVMAFTTLIKFALHAVAISAFWGGFIAGINYALSFVLIQLLHFTVATKQPAMTAPAMAAKLKESGDTESGIASFVDEVSYLVRSQVAAVLGNVFTVFPMVLLLTWGWARATGTPFIDQHEAEQTLQSLTLLGPSVFYAAFTGVLLFSSSIIAGWTENWFVLHHMDSAIRYNPGITRFLGKARAARWAGFMRRNISGFASNISLGFMLGLIPVLAQFFGLPIDIRHVTLAAGQIAAAATSMGLEVLHYHGFWLCVVALPFLGGLNILVSFYLAFRLALRAQNVSNVERSHIYKALIKRVLTRPLSFLLPLRLNRDGTPGGR encoded by the coding sequence ATGTTCCGCAAGAAAAAACCAGATCCGCTGCCGCAACTGCTCGCAGCGCTGGATCCCGATGCCCCGCTGGCTGAGCGCAATCTCTGGATCATCGAGATCTTTGCCTGGATTCGTGGCCAGCAAAACTCGGTGGATGGCGCCGTCGCACGCGTCAGCCAGCTGCTGGACGCCATCGATGGCGATACCGCCCTGCGGGAAAAAGTGCAGCGCTGGTGGTCGGTACAGCTGCAAACCGTGGACCTGACCGCGCTGCTGGCCGATTTTGGTTTTGCGCCGCGCACCGCTTTCTTCAACGAGATGGCCGAGCGCCTGCGCTGGAAGCTGCTGCCCTCCACACCCGAGACGATTGACGCCACCGTGCTGTTCTCGATGGCGCTGCACACGCCCTTCGATGCCCAGTGGCTCAAGGCCATGGACAAGCCCCTGCTGGAGCGCATCGCCCAGCTGCTGTCGCCCGGCTTTGTGTCGCTGGAGGTGATGGTCGTCCCCACCCAGATCGCGCAGAGCGATGTGGATGCCGGCAGCATCGTCGGCCTGGAGCACTACGGCAACCGCCTCTCCCCCTGGCAGCATTTGGTGCTCAATGCCATCACCTACTGCGCCGGCCAGATTCTGGCGGCTGGCTTTGCGCCCGAGCTGCGCTTGCGCATGAGCGGCAGCGCCAAGAACACCCAGCCCTTCTACAGCCTCATCAGCGGCGTGGAAGAGCTGCGCCGCGCGATGCTGCACCACAGCCCCAAGGCCGCCGATGTGGCCGAGGCCGAGGAGAGCGTGCGCCGCAGCCTGGACGACTGCCGCACCGCCGTCGCCTCCATCTACGAGCATTTTGAAGACAACGGCGTGTCGGTCGGCGTTGTGTTCCGCCTGCGCCAGCTGCGCATGCGCATTCTGCGGGTGCGGGAGCTGCTCGATTGCCTGCTGTCGGCCAACCCCAAGGTCATCACCGCCAAGCTGCTGGCCCACCTGGTCGCCGTGGGCCTGGAACGCCAAAGCATCCGTGCGCTGATTTCGTCCAACTCGTCCCTGCTGGCCTCCAAGGTGGCCGAGCGCAGTGCCGAAACCGGCGAGCACTACATTACCCGCGACAAGCGCGAATACGCACAGATGGCGCGCAAGGCGGCCGGTGGCGGCCTGGTGATGGCCTTCACCACCTTGATCAAGTTCGCGCTGCATGCGGTCGCCATCTCCGCCTTCTGGGGCGGCTTTATTGCCGGCATCAACTATGCGCTCAGCTTTGTGCTGATCCAGCTGCTGCACTTCACCGTCGCCACCAAGCAGCCGGCGATGACCGCCCCGGCCATGGCCGCCAAGCTCAAGGAATCGGGCGATACCGAGTCCGGCATTGCCTCCTTTGTCGACGAGGTCAGCTACCTGGTGCGCTCCCAGGTGGCCGCCGTGCTGGGCAATGTGTTCACCGTCTTCCCGATGGTGCTGCTGCTCACCTGGGGCTGGGCCCGTGCCACCGGCACACCGTTTATCGACCAGCATGAGGCCGAGCAGACCTTGCAATCGTTGACCTTGCTGGGCCCCTCGGTGTTCTATGCCGCGTTTACCGGCGTGCTGCTGTTCTCCTCCAGCATCATTGCCGGCTGGACGGAGAACTGGTTCGTGCTGCACCACATGGACTCTGCCATCCGCTACAACCCCGGCATCACCCGCTTTCTGGGCAAGGCGCGCGCAGCGCGTTGGGCCGGCTTTATGCGCCGCAACATATCGGGCTTTGCGTCCAATATCTCGCTGGGTTTCATGCTCGGCCTGATTCCGGTGCTGGCGCAGTTCTTTGGCCTGCCCATCGACATCCGCCATGTGACCCTGGCCGCCGGCCAGATCGCCGCGGCCGCCACCAGCATGGGGTTGGAGGTGCTGCACTACCACGGCTTCTGGCTTTGCGTGGTGGCGCTGCCTTTCCTTGGTGGTCTCAATATCCTCGTCAGCTTCTACCTGGCGTTCCGCCTGGCACTGCGCGCGCAAAACGTCAGCAATGTCGAGCGCTCGCATATCTACAAGGCGCTCATCAAGCGGGTGCTGACCCGGCCGCTGAGCTTTTTGCTGCCGCTGCGCCTGAACCGCGACGGCACGCCAGGAGGACGCTGA
- the thiL gene encoding thiamine-phosphate kinase encodes MGEFALIAQYFKRPVQRAVLGVGDDCALLAPRPGMQLAISTDMLVQGRHFFADVDPRTLGHKALAVNLSDLAATGAQPLAFSLALALPSVDAPWLQGFSEGMFALADAHGCELVGGDTTQGPLNICITVFGEVPAGQALLRSGAQPGDDIYVSGHLGDARLALEALLGHIYLPPAALAAARQRLESPSPRVALGTALRGIASSALDLSDGLVGDLGHILQASAVGAELQADEVIARMAATAGGPGVALSLPRDLQLQCCLAGGDDYELCFTAAAHQRDAVQQASRAAQTPVHCVGRITAEPGLRVVDAQGQAMAQRWASFDHFSA; translated from the coding sequence CTGGGCGAGTTCGCACTGATTGCGCAGTATTTCAAACGCCCGGTGCAGCGGGCCGTGTTGGGTGTTGGTGATGACTGCGCCCTGCTCGCCCCCCGGCCCGGCATGCAGCTGGCCATCTCTACCGACATGCTGGTGCAGGGCCGCCACTTTTTTGCCGATGTGGACCCGCGCACCCTCGGCCACAAGGCGCTGGCCGTCAACCTCAGCGACCTGGCCGCTACCGGCGCGCAGCCACTGGCCTTCAGCTTGGCGCTGGCGCTGCCTTCCGTCGATGCACCCTGGCTGCAAGGCTTTTCTGAAGGCATGTTTGCCTTGGCCGATGCCCATGGCTGCGAGCTGGTGGGCGGCGACACCACCCAGGGCCCCTTGAACATCTGCATCACCGTGTTTGGCGAGGTGCCAGCCGGCCAGGCGCTGCTGCGCAGCGGCGCCCAGCCGGGCGACGATATCTACGTCAGCGGCCACCTGGGCGATGCCCGCCTGGCGCTGGAGGCACTGCTCGGCCACATCTACCTACCGCCAGCCGCGCTGGCCGCTGCCCGCCAGCGGCTGGAAAGCCCCAGCCCCCGCGTAGCGCTGGGCACCGCGCTGCGCGGCATTGCCAGCAGCGCGCTGGACCTGAGCGATGGTCTGGTCGGCGACCTGGGCCATATCCTGCAAGCCAGCGCGGTCGGCGCCGAGCTGCAGGCCGATGAGGTGATCGCACGCATGGCAGCTACCGCGGGCGGCCCCGGCGTCGCCCTCAGCCTGCCCCGCGATCTGCAACTGCAATGCTGCCTGGCAGGTGGCGATGACTACGAGCTCTGCTTTACCGCCGCTGCGCACCAGCGCGATGCCGTGCAACAGGCCAGCCGCGCGGCGCAAACGCCGGTGCATTGCGTAGGCCGCATCACGGCTGAACCCGGTCTGCGCGTGGTCGATGCGCAAGGCCAGGCCATGGCGCAGCGCTGGGCCTCGTTTGACCACTTCAGCGCCTGA
- a CDS encoding phosphatidylglycerophosphatase A: MLRNPLHWMALGFGSGLSPIAPGTVGTLWAWVAYLVLQLWLTPAAIGWVIAGSIVVGWWACTATARNLGVADPGAIVWDEVVAFWLILWLVMPTGFWGQLGAFVLFRFFDAVKPQPVRWADRCFKGFGWGGGWGIIWDDLVAAFCTLLVIAIGRHLL, translated from the coding sequence ATGCTGCGCAACCCCCTGCACTGGATGGCGCTGGGCTTTGGCTCCGGCTTGAGCCCCATCGCGCCCGGCACGGTCGGCACGCTCTGGGCCTGGGTGGCCTACCTGGTGCTGCAGCTGTGGCTAACGCCAGCGGCGATTGGCTGGGTGATTGCCGGCTCCATCGTGGTGGGCTGGTGGGCCTGCACCGCCACCGCGCGCAACCTGGGGGTGGCCGATCCCGGCGCCATCGTCTGGGATGAGGTGGTCGCTTTCTGGCTCATTCTCTGGCTGGTCATGCCCACCGGCTTCTGGGGCCAGCTGGGGGCCTTTGTGCTGTTCCGCTTTTTCGATGCCGTCAAACCCCAGCCGGTGCGCTGGGCGGACCGCTGCTTCAAAGGCTTTGGCTGGGGCGGCGGATGGGGCATCATCTGGGACGATCTGGTCGCCGCTTTCTGCACCTTGCTTGTCATCGCCATCGGGAGACATCTGCTATGA
- a CDS encoding CinA family protein, whose product MNATAALLTKDGLPIPETVAELAQHLGQKGWLMATAESCTGGLIAGACTERPGSSQWLDCGFVTYSNRAKSAMLDVPAALIATHGAVSEPVARAMAQGAIAQSQAQVSVAVTGVAGPDGGSASKPVGTVWFAWQVAGQLHSEMQRFDGDRHAVRQATVQHALRRLLALVQGAAG is encoded by the coding sequence ATGAACGCCACCGCCGCCTTGCTGACCAAAGATGGGCTGCCCATCCCAGAAACCGTGGCCGAGCTGGCCCAGCACCTGGGCCAAAAAGGCTGGCTGATGGCCACCGCCGAAAGCTGCACCGGCGGCCTGATTGCAGGCGCCTGCACCGAGCGGCCCGGCTCCAGCCAGTGGCTGGACTGCGGCTTTGTCACCTATTCCAACCGCGCCAAATCCGCGATGCTGGATGTACCGGCGGCATTGATCGCCACCCATGGCGCCGTTAGCGAGCCGGTGGCCCGCGCGATGGCCCAGGGTGCCATTGCCCAGTCGCAGGCCCAGGTCAGCGTGGCCGTGACCGGTGTGGCCGGCCCCGATGGCGGCAGCGCCAGCAAGCCGGTGGGCACCGTCTGGTTTGCCTGGCAGGTGGCCGGCCAGCTGCACAGCGAAATGCAGCGTTTTGACGGCGACCGCCACGCCGTGCGCCAAGCCACCGTGCAGCATGCGCTGCGCCGCCTGCTGGCGCTGGTGCAGGGCGCAGCCGGGTAA
- a CDS encoding glycine zipper domain-containing protein, with translation MKRLAITAASVVLALSGLTACSSNPTNAQIGTGVGAVAGGVLGDAVFGSTLGTIGGAAAGAYFGNQVGDNMDGNRRRR, from the coding sequence ATGAAAAGACTTGCAATCACCGCTGCATCCGTCGTGCTGGCCCTGAGCGGCCTCACCGCCTGCTCCAGCAATCCCACTAATGCCCAGATCGGCACCGGCGTCGGCGCCGTAGCCGGTGGTGTGTTGGGTGATGCCGTATTCGGCTCAACCTTGGGCACCATTGGCGGTGCTGCCGCAGGTGCCTATTTTGGTAACCAGGTCGGCGATAACATGGATGGCAACCGCCGCCGCCGTTAA
- a CDS encoding zinc ribbon domain-containing protein, which translates to MVAKHVCPECGGNLEWNAKAQSLKCPYCGTEVPWTEEQQQQLGGDVVEQDLAAALANPHSGRGWGDARREYQCQNCRAISVFVDGRVASRCDFCGSPAIQAHEERNDAITPQSLLPFKVSDGQVRDLIRKWYGSRWFAPNKLKNAALTDTLKGIYLPYWTFDAHVQAQWRADAGFYYYTTEQYRDANGNISTRQVRQVRWEPASGSLQHFFDDELVPGTVGVHASLLRKVEPFPTRSDLKPYSPEFVRGWTVERYQVDLGKAAKINEGDMDQQVEALCARQVPGDTYRNLQVQRQYQGRSFKHVLVPVWLVGYTYGSKSYQVLANGYTGQIAGEQPYSWVKILFTALAVLLVLVLLMAASQ; encoded by the coding sequence ATGGTGGCCAAGCATGTATGCCCCGAATGCGGCGGCAATCTGGAGTGGAATGCGAAGGCGCAGTCGCTCAAATGCCCGTACTGCGGCACGGAGGTGCCCTGGACCGAGGAGCAGCAACAGCAGTTGGGCGGCGATGTCGTCGAGCAGGACCTGGCGGCCGCGCTGGCCAACCCCCACAGCGGGCGCGGCTGGGGCGATGCCCGGCGCGAGTACCAGTGCCAGAACTGCCGGGCGATTTCGGTGTTTGTCGATGGCCGGGTCGCATCGCGCTGCGATTTTTGCGGCTCGCCCGCCATCCAGGCGCATGAGGAGCGCAACGACGCGATCACGCCCCAAAGCCTGCTGCCCTTCAAGGTGAGCGACGGCCAAGTGCGCGACCTGATCCGCAAATGGTATGGCAGCCGCTGGTTTGCGCCCAACAAGTTGAAGAATGCCGCGCTGACCGATACCCTGAAAGGCATCTACCTACCGTACTGGACCTTTGATGCCCATGTGCAGGCGCAGTGGCGGGCAGACGCCGGCTTTTATTACTACACCACCGAGCAGTACCGCGATGCGAATGGCAACATCAGCACGCGCCAGGTACGGCAGGTGCGCTGGGAGCCCGCATCGGGCAGCCTGCAACATTTCTTTGATGATGAGCTGGTGCCGGGCACGGTAGGCGTGCATGCCAGCCTGCTGCGCAAGGTGGAGCCCTTCCCGACGCGCAGCGATTTGAAACCCTATTCACCGGAGTTTGTGCGCGGCTGGACCGTGGAGCGCTACCAGGTCGATCTGGGTAAAGCCGCCAAAATTAACGAAGGGGATATGGACCAGCAGGTGGAAGCGCTGTGCGCCCGCCAAGTGCCTGGCGACACCTACCGCAACCTGCAGGTGCAACGCCAGTACCAGGGGCGCAGCTTCAAGCATGTGCTGGTACCTGTCTGGCTGGTGGGCTATACGTACGGCAGCAAAAGCTACCAGGTGCTTGCCAATGGCTACACCGGCCAGATAGCCGGTGAGCAACCCTATAGCTGGGTAAAAATACTGTTTACCGCGTTGGCGGTGTTGTTGGTGCTGGTGCTGCTGATGGCAGCGAGCCAGTAA